A part of Aspergillus flavus chromosome 5, complete sequence genomic DNA contains:
- a CDS encoding putative O-methyltransferase produces the protein MSSSPVDAPPHVLQLLSKLHKLSLEQEATIAKTGKVFSATVIGDFEDKLPEKDATAEFDKLMLDKFIALDEDKCQFVYQLINAMGATNVVEAGTSFGVSTIYLALAVAKTKAATGKPGVVIATEKEPEKAKIARVYWKQCGPAVENEIDLREGDLLETLKENLPDVDLLLLDIWSKLALPTLKTVQPHLRHGAVVLTDNTISGAQGYADLLAYLREPGNGFRNMTLPFTNGLEMSVYLPENK, from the exons ATGTCCTCATCACCCGTGGATGCACCACCCCATGTGCTCCAACTTTTATCAAAGCTCCATAAATTGTCATTGGAGCAGGAAGCTACCATCGCTAAAACTGGCAAGGTCTTCTCGGCCACGGTCATAGGTGACTTCGAGGACAAGCTCCCTGAGAAGGATGCGACAGCTGAGTTCGACAAGCTGATGCTCGATAAATTTATTGCTCTCGATGAGGATAAATGTCAGTTTGTATATCAATTAATCAACGCGATGGGAGCCACGAATGTGGTGGAGGCGGGAACCAGTTTCGGCGTCAGCACTATCTATCTAGCTCTCGCGGTAGCTAAAACGAAGGCTGCGACAGGAAAGCCCGGTGTGGTCATCGCCACAGAGAAAGAGCCAGAGAAGGCAAAGATTGCACGAGTCTACTGGAAGCAATGTGGCCCCGCGGTGGAGAATGAGATTGACCTTCGCGAGGGCGATCTCCTCGAAACGCTGAAGGAGAACCTGCCAGACGTCGACTTACTCTTACTGGATA TCTGGTCGAAACTTGCCCTCCCAACTCTCAAAACAGTCCAGCCGCATCTTCGACACGGCGCCGTGGTCCTTACCGACAACACTATCTCGGGTGCTCAAGGATATGCGGACTTGCTGGCTTACCTCAGAGAACCAGGAAATGGATTCCGCAATATGACTTTGCCATTCACCAATGGGCTTGAGATGAGCGTTTATCTACCAGAGAACAAATAA